Proteins co-encoded in one Longimicrobium sp. genomic window:
- the rplS gene encoding 50S ribosomal protein L19, which yields MHPFIETQKEYLRSDIPQFRPGDTLKVNVRVREGEKERIQAFEGVCIARKHGGIQETFKVRKISGGVGVERTFPLHSPMIGSLEVVRFGRVRRAKLYYLRNLRGKAARIRERRVAR from the coding sequence ATGCATCCGTTCATCGAGACCCAGAAGGAATATCTTCGCTCGGACATCCCCCAGTTCCGTCCGGGCGACACGCTGAAGGTGAACGTGCGCGTGCGCGAGGGTGAAAAGGAGCGCATCCAGGCGTTCGAGGGCGTCTGCATCGCGCGCAAGCACGGCGGCATCCAGGAAACCTTCAAGGTCCGCAAGATCTCGGGCGGCGTCGGCGTGGAGCGCACGTTCCCGCTGCATTCGCCCATGATCGGCAGCCTGGAAGTCGTTCGCTTCGGACGCGTGCGCCGCGCCAAGCTGTACTACCTGCGCAACCTGCGCGGCAAGGCGGCCCGCATCCGCGAGCGCCGCGTCGCCCGCTAA
- the trmD gene encoding tRNA (guanosine(37)-N1)-methyltransferase TrmD, with product MRVNVVTLFPDFFRGPLGLSIPSRAAAAGLVSYNLVQLRDFTHDRHQTVDDLPYGGGAGMVMKPEPFWEAVESLAPEGRDRPQGPILLMSARGRRFGHEDAVRLSLADEITLLCGHYKDVDHRVAEHLATEEVSLGDFIVSGGEIPALAVIDAVVRLLPGAISDHESASTDSHYDGSLSAPSYTRPAEYRGLKVPEILLSGDHARIAAWRREQGETLTRERRPDLWEAPDHS from the coding sequence ATGCGCGTGAACGTGGTCACGCTCTTCCCCGACTTCTTCCGGGGGCCGCTGGGGCTGAGCATTCCGTCCCGGGCGGCGGCGGCGGGGCTGGTGAGCTACAACCTGGTGCAGCTGCGGGACTTTACCCACGACCGCCACCAGACGGTGGACGACCTGCCCTACGGCGGCGGCGCGGGGATGGTGATGAAGCCCGAGCCGTTCTGGGAGGCGGTGGAGTCGCTGGCGCCCGAGGGGCGGGACAGGCCGCAAGGCCCCATCCTGCTGATGTCGGCGCGGGGCAGGCGCTTTGGCCACGAGGACGCGGTTCGGCTTTCGCTCGCGGACGAGATCACCCTTCTCTGCGGGCACTACAAGGACGTGGACCATCGCGTGGCCGAGCACCTGGCCACCGAAGAGGTGTCGCTGGGAGACTTCATCGTGTCTGGCGGCGAGATCCCGGCCCTGGCCGTGATCGACGCGGTGGTGAGGCTGCTGCCGGGCGCCATCTCCGACCACGAGTCGGCGTCGACCGACAGCCACTACGACGGCTCGCTCAGCGCGCCTTCGTATACGCGGCCCGCGGAGTATCGCGGGCTGAAGGTGCCCGAGATCCTTCTTTCGGGCGACCATGCCAGAATCGCCGCCTGGCGGCGCGAGCAGGGCGAAACCCTGACGCGCGAGCGGCGTCCGGACCTCTGGGAGGCCCCGGATCACAGTTGA
- the rimM gene encoding ribosome maturation factor RimM (Essential for efficient processing of 16S rRNA), giving the protein MAGDEPEFLIVGSVQKPHGIKGELFVRLETDRPDAAFAAGRVLIVGDARGRPSDDRLTIERARPFKGGMLVKAREHAGRSPAQDELRGRSLLIARTDAAPPEEGEVFYHQVLGLKVITEAEGEVGTVRELYDAPSGPLLSVAREGRDELLIPFVREMIRRIDPAEGVLELDLPVGLLEL; this is encoded by the coding sequence ATGGCCGGCGACGAGCCCGAGTTCCTGATCGTCGGGTCGGTTCAGAAGCCGCACGGCATCAAGGGCGAGCTGTTCGTCCGGCTGGAGACGGACCGTCCCGACGCGGCCTTCGCGGCGGGGCGCGTCCTGATCGTCGGCGACGCGCGGGGCAGGCCGTCCGACGACCGCCTGACCATCGAGCGGGCCCGCCCCTTCAAGGGCGGCATGCTGGTGAAGGCGCGGGAGCACGCGGGACGGTCGCCGGCGCAGGACGAGCTGCGCGGCCGGTCGCTGCTGATCGCCCGCACCGACGCCGCGCCGCCGGAGGAGGGCGAGGTGTTCTATCACCAGGTCCTGGGCCTGAAGGTGATCACCGAGGCCGAGGGCGAGGTGGGCACGGTGAGGGAATTGTACGATGCTCCCTCGGGGCCGCTCCTGAGCGTGGCCCGCGAGGGGCGCGACGAGCTGCTGATCCCCTTCGTGCGGGAGATGATCCGCCGGATCGACCCCGCCGAGGGCGTGCTGGAGCTGGACCTGCCCGTGGGGCTGCTGGAGCTGTGA
- the rpsP gene encoding 30S ribosomal protein S16, translated as MALKIRLRRMGRKKAPHYRIVVAESSTARDGRFVARVGHYNPTTEPATLVVDREKALAWIAKGAQPTDTVQSLLKKAGVFEPAPNVVEQAAEVVTGAAKKAGKSVSGAASVVAGAVASAASAVAGAAASAGAAVSGAAASAGAAVSDAASSAVSAVSDRVSGGGDDNQDPSSAAPAASGDEAGTVAVEAEATEPTATATDPGTPDASAAETPVATDAEATEPAADENQG; from the coding sequence ATGGCGCTCAAGATCCGTCTTCGTCGCATGGGCCGTAAGAAGGCCCCGCACTACCGCATCGTCGTCGCCGAGAGCAGCACCGCCCGCGACGGCCGTTTCGTTGCCCGGGTCGGCCACTACAACCCGACCACCGAGCCCGCGACCCTCGTGGTCGACCGCGAAAAGGCGCTCGCCTGGATCGCAAAGGGCGCGCAGCCCACCGACACCGTGCAGTCGCTGCTCAAGAAGGCCGGCGTGTTCGAGCCCGCCCCCAACGTGGTCGAGCAGGCCGCCGAGGTGGTGACCGGCGCGGCCAAGAAGGCCGGCAAGTCGGTTTCCGGCGCGGCTTCGGTCGTGGCGGGCGCGGTGGCTTCGGCTGCCTCGGCCGTAGCTGGCGCGGCGGCTTCGGCTGGCGCGGCGGTTTCGGGCGCTGCGGCTTCGGCCGGCGCGGCCGTTTCGGACGCGGCTTCGTCCGCGGTTTCGGCGGTGAGCGACCGCGTTTCGGGTGGCGGCGACGACAACCAGGACCCGTCCTCGGCCGCTCCGGCGGCTTCGGGCGATGAGGCCGGCACTGTGGCCGTGGAGGCCGAGGCTACCGAGCCGACCGCCACCGCGACCGACCCGGGCACGCCCGACGCCTCGGCCGCCGAGACGCCGGTTGCCACGGACGCCGAGGCCACCGAGCCCGCGGCGGACGAGAACCAGGGCTGA
- the ffh gene encoding signal recognition particle protein, whose amino-acid sequence MFDQLSDKLEGVLSGLRQRGVLTEPMIREGLREIRRVLLEADVNFQVTRDFMKRVEVKALGERVLKSVSPGQQLVKIVHEELTSMLGDKKASLALSPIPPTVIMMVGLQGSGKTTTAGKIARKMKREMRQTRLVACDVYRPAAVEQLQTLGEQVGVPVYAEPGSQDVVGIARRALELARSERDRVVIFDTAGRLQIDEQLMDELRRLKAELKPAEILFVADGMIGQESVNVAKGFDEALDVTGVVLTKMDGDARGGAALSIFGVTGKPIKFLGVGEKLDGLEEFHPERMAGRILQQGDVVALVEKAQKAFDADEAAKLERKVMGAGRFDLDDFLMALRQFQNLGPLENFLKLLPGVNSKMLKNVKVDPQRMKHIEAIITSMTKQERKRPEMLTGSRRLRISRGCGRPVSEINRLLEQFKEMQKFMKQMKGLQGMMPKGGGMPRLPFGGMPRA is encoded by the coding sequence GTGTTCGACCAGCTCAGCGACAAGCTCGAAGGCGTACTCTCGGGCCTGCGGCAGCGCGGGGTTCTTACCGAGCCCATGATCCGCGAGGGGCTTCGCGAGATCCGGCGCGTGCTGCTGGAGGCCGACGTGAACTTCCAGGTCACGCGCGACTTCATGAAGCGCGTGGAGGTGAAGGCGCTCGGCGAGCGGGTTCTGAAGTCCGTTTCTCCCGGCCAGCAGCTCGTGAAGATCGTTCACGAGGAGCTGACGTCCATGCTGGGCGACAAGAAGGCCTCGCTGGCCCTGTCGCCCATTCCGCCCACCGTCATCATGATGGTGGGGCTGCAGGGCTCCGGAAAAACGACCACGGCCGGCAAGATCGCGCGCAAGATGAAGCGCGAGATGCGCCAGACGCGGCTGGTGGCGTGCGACGTGTACCGCCCCGCCGCGGTCGAGCAGCTGCAGACGCTGGGCGAGCAGGTGGGCGTGCCGGTGTACGCCGAGCCGGGCTCGCAGGACGTGGTGGGGATCGCCCGCCGCGCGCTGGAGCTGGCCCGGAGCGAGCGCGACCGCGTGGTGATCTTCGACACCGCCGGCCGGCTGCAGATCGACGAGCAGCTGATGGACGAGCTTCGCCGCCTGAAGGCCGAGCTGAAGCCCGCCGAGATCCTGTTCGTGGCCGACGGCATGATCGGCCAGGAGTCGGTGAACGTCGCCAAGGGCTTCGACGAGGCGCTGGACGTGACCGGCGTGGTGCTGACCAAGATGGACGGCGACGCCCGCGGCGGCGCGGCCCTTTCCATCTTCGGGGTCACCGGCAAGCCCATCAAGTTCCTGGGTGTCGGCGAAAAGCTGGACGGGCTCGAGGAGTTCCACCCCGAGCGGATGGCCGGGCGCATCCTTCAGCAGGGCGACGTGGTCGCGCTGGTGGAAAAGGCGCAGAAGGCCTTCGACGCCGACGAAGCGGCCAAGCTGGAGCGCAAGGTGATGGGCGCCGGGCGCTTCGACCTGGACGACTTCCTGATGGCGCTCCGGCAGTTCCAGAACCTGGGTCCGCTGGAGAACTTTCTGAAGCTGCTGCCGGGCGTGAACAGCAAGATGCTGAAGAACGTCAAGGTCGATCCGCAGCGGATGAAGCACATCGAGGCCATCATCACCTCGATGACCAAGCAGGAACGCAAGCGCCCCGAGATGCTGACCGGCTCGCGCCGCCTCCGCATCTCGCGCGGCTGCGGCCGCCCGGTAAGCGAGATCAACCGTCTCCTGGAGCAGTTCAAGGAGATGCAGAAGTTCATGAAGCAGATGAAGGGCCTGCAGGGCATGATGCCCAAGGGCGGAGGAATGCCCAGGCTGCCGTTCGGCGGCATGCCGAGGGCGTGA